The proteins below come from a single Clupea harengus chromosome 21, Ch_v2.0.2, whole genome shotgun sequence genomic window:
- the LOC105903172 gene encoding histidine ammonia-lyase-like: MSQVSIRVGGEWVVKMCGDGNQTLRKLGQSCAHPSKTKGGADQPSFWVRRCADGALLDLDKPIGKVLRNNDFVDLVMDGDCWSPPIGPVFACGQTEWKEPTEYIALDGESLTTCDLVRLGKGLLKIKLTEKAIKKVNDARDVIELIIKENRVVYGINTGFGRFAQTAISNNQLKELQDNLIRSHSAGVGNPLSPERTRMLLAVRINVLAKGFSGVSMETLQATVAAFNASCLSWVPEQGTVGACGDLAPLAHLAQGLMGEGLMWSPQSGWADATAVLQGHGLTPITLKAKEGLALINGAQMISSLGSEALERAQAIARQADIIAALTLESLKGTPKAFDKDIHASKPQPGQIEVAFRMRSVLPSDLYSSEITGGSYDRVQDAYTLRCCPQVHGIANDTIDFVKKILTTELNSATDNPLVFAERGITISGGNFHGEYPAKAMDFLAIGVHELANISERRIERLCNPSLSELPAFLVKEGGINSGFMIAHCTAAALVSENKVLCHPSSVDSLSTSAGTEDHVSMGGWAARKALRVVQHVEQVLAIELLAACQALEFRRPQKTTPPLEQVHKLVRSVVRPWDKDRAMSPDIEAAHKLLLEEKVWEAVRPYVEKYRQMEQKTAL; this comes from the exons ATGTCCCAGGTCAGTATTCGTGTGGGCGGTGAGTGGGTGGTGAAGATGTGTGGCGACGGGAACCAAACCCTACGGAAATTGGGACAGAGTTGCGCTCATCCCTCTAAAACCAAGGGTGGCGCTGATCAGCCCAGTTTCTGGGTCAGGAGGTGTGCTGATGGTGCACTGCTGGATCTGGACAAGCCAATCGGAAAAGTGCTACGCAACAATGACTTCGTTGACCTTG TGATGGACGGGGACTGCTGGTCACCACCAATTGGTCCCGTGTTTGCTTG TGGGCAAACAGAATGGAAGGAACCAACAGAG TACATTGCCCTGGATGGGGAAAGCCTGACCACGTGCGACCTGGTCCGATTGGGAAAAGGCCTTCTCAAGATTAAG CTCACAGAGAAGGCTATAAAGAAAGTCAACGATGCCAGGGATGTCATTGAGTTAATCATCAAGGAGAAccgag TCGTCTATGGAATAAACACTGGCTTTGGGAGGTTTGCTCAGACCGCCATCTCAAATAATCAACTCAA GGAACTTCAGGATAACCTGATCCGTTCTCACAGTGCTG gtGTGGGTAACCCTCTGAGTCCTGAAAGAACCCGCATGCTCCTCGCTGTCAGGATCAACGTACTGGCTAAAGGATTCAGCGGCGTTTCCATGGAAACTCTCCAGGCCACAGTAGCGGCCTTCAATG catccTGCCTGTCGTGGGTGCCTGAGCAGGGTACCGTGGGGGCGTGTGGAGACCTGGCTCCTCTTGCCCACCTGGCACAGGGGCTGATGGGAGAAGGGCTCATGTGGTCTCCACAGAGCGGCTGGGCCGACGCCACAGCG GTGTTGCAAGGCCACGGTCTGACTCCCATCACCCTGAAGGCTAAAGAG GGCCTCGCTCTGATCAATGGGGCCCAGATGATCTCGTCTCTGGGTTCGGAGGCCTTGGAGAGAGCTCAGGCCATCGCCCGCCAAGCTGACATCATCGCAGCTCTCACCCTCGAGTCGCTCAAAGGGACTCCCAAAGCTTTTGACAAGG ATATCCATGCTTCGAAGCCTCAGCCAGGTCAGATTGAGGTGGCCTTCCGCATGCGCTCTGTGCTGCCCTCTGACCTCTACTCCTCTGAGATCacag GGGGGTCATATGACCGGGTCCAGGATGCATACACACTACGCTGCTGTCCTCAG GTGCATGGAATTGCAAATGACACCATTGACTTCGTCAAGAAGATCCTGACCACTGAGCTCAACAGTGCTACAGACAATCCG CTGGTGTTTGCTGAGAGAGGGATTACTATCTCTGGAGGAAACTTTCATGGGGAATATCCAGCAAAG gctatggATTTCCTGGCTATAGGGGTGCATGAGTTGGCCAACATCAGTGAGCGTCGCATTGAGAGACTGTGCAACCCTTCCCTCAGTGAGCTGCCTGCATTCCTGGTCAAAGAGGGCGGCATCAACTCTGGCTTCATGATTGCACACTGTACCGCTGCAgcactag TTTCAGAGAATAAGGTGCTGTGTCACCCCtcctctgtggactctctgtccACCAGCGCAGGCACAGAGGACCATGTCTCCATGGGGGGGTGGGCAGCACGCAAGGCCCTCAGAGTAGTGCAGCACGTGGAGCAGG TGTTGGCCATTGAGCTGCTGGCTGCCTGTCAGGCCCTGGAGTTCCGTCGCCCTCAGAAGACCACACCCCCCCTGGAGCAGGTGCACAAGTTGGTCCGGTCTGTAGTCAG GCCTTGGGACAAGGATCGAGCCATGAGCCCTGACATTGAAGCTGCACACAAGCTCCTGTTGGAGGAAAAG